From a single Drosophila sulfurigaster albostrigata strain 15112-1811.04 chromosome 3, ASM2355843v2, whole genome shotgun sequence genomic region:
- the LOC133845178 gene encoding glycerophosphocholine phosphodiesterase GPCPD1, translated as MYRVLKSISILYKLALFWPLFCTAAATFHAFPIPFPALAPNTVVNESSVFSSAQLQAFKVFDEERPNEITGRSYLCVPFFRIFNVALPSGFQLSPDEAVAVSGDHQALGAWSITKALPLRAQNKQRTKWYLRQWICASRRVYYRYLIYTLNADGERVLRRWEAQQVARMLQTYEIYRSPGTDIFGEAYARSVGGGQWLEPGWLQHEYVIELKFIWQQHLQLSGQINPVKLRLKLKPLSLLDNTRIEVSRYAYNRSSFRLQSRQGIRYNEGAIVIYRLSQPLDVANAFRLSIYDLDRSQPALGEVYILPEQLRGSRGILQLAVQHPSSQQVIGQLTLPYLVVQPLPRADDINLSGSFQRYWPNNWPTLDVGNRGLGLSYHQASTSLVENTIESFLAVPKAKGDMVQLDVQLTRDYVPIVWRGFGFYTTNSVSTQPIVDRFDLRYVLIRQLSYAELKASRVFILKRWSLQEYTHLNVRNASQLQRLFPRLSEVYDALPRSLGLIVEIKWPQLMASGALESTQTHNKNIYVDRIIETTARYGCGRPLIFASFDADICSMVRLKQTAFPVMLLTTGKTNIWDAYMDLRTQSFLQAINFAESAEILGTAPHVQNFQHNQELVDLGLDMLQVVFLWGSDLRNQELLEQFRAFDVTGLIYDHIERVGPAEWKRAPFFQAPQLLEVFGGQCVAIGNSTTVLGAKPTKPTIWPKMR; from the coding sequence ATGTATCGAGTGCTAAAATCAATTAGCATACTCTACAAGCTCGCTTTGTTCTGGCCATTGTTTTGCACAGCAGCCGCCACTTTCCACGCGTTTCCCATTCCCTTTCCCGCTCTCGCTCCCAATACGGTTGTGAATGAATCGTCTGTGTTCAGCTCCGCGCAGCTGCAGGCCTTTAAGGTCTTCGATGAGGAAAGACCCAACGAGATAACCGGACGCAGTTATCTCTGCGTGCCCTTCTTTCGCATCTTCAACGTTGCGCTGCCGTCGGGCTTCCAACTGTCGCCGGATGAGGCAGTCGCCGTCAGTGGTGATCATCAAGCACTGGGCGCCTGGAGCATTACCAAAGCTTTGCCACTGCGTGCCCAGAACAAACAACGCACCAAATGGTATCTCCGCCAATGGATCTGTGCCAGTCGTCGTGTCTACTATCGCTATCTCATCTACACTTTGAATGCGGATGGAGAGCGAGTCTTGCGGCGTTGGGAGGCGCAACAGGTGGCACGCATGCTGCAGACCTACGAGATCTATCGCTCGCCGGGCACGGATATCTTTGGCGAGGCATATGCACGCTCTGTGGGCGGTGGCCAGTGGCTGGAACCCGGCTGGCTGCAGCACGAGTACGTGATTGAGTTGAAGTTCATCTGGCAGCAACACTTGCAGCTATCAGGGCAGATCAATCCGGTCAAGCTGCGTCTTAAACTGAAGCCACTTAGTTTGCTGGACAACACACGCATTGAGGTCTCTCGCTACGCTTACAATCGTTCCTCATTTCGGCTGCAGAGTCGCCAGGGCATCAGGTACAACGAGGGCGCCATTGTCATCTATCGCCTCAGCCAGCCCCTGGATGTGGCCAACGCTTTTCGCTTGTCCATCTACGATCTGGATCGCTCACAGCCGGCGCTGGGGGAGGTCTATATTCTACCGGAGCAACTACGCGGCAGTCGTGGCATTCTTCAGCTGGCTGTGCAGCATCCGAGCAGTCAGCAAGTCATTGGACAGCTCACTTTGCCTTACTTGGTAGTGCAACCTTTGCCTCGTGCGGATGACATCAATTTAAGCGGAAGTTTTCAGCGCTATTGGCCCAACAACTGGCCCACTTTGGATGTGGGCAATCGTGGTCTGGGACTGAGCTATCATCAGGCGAGCACAAGCCTAGTGGAGAACACCATCGAAAGTTTTCTAGCTGTGCCGAAAGCCAAAGGCGATATGGTTCAGCTGGACGTGCAACTAACCCGGGATTATGTGCCCATTGTGTGGCGTGGTTTTGGCTTCTACACTACGAACAGCGTCAGCACTCAGCCCATCGTGGATCGCTTTGATCTGCGTTATGTGCTCATTCGGCAGCTGAGCTACGCAGAACTCAAAGCGAGTCGTGTCTTCATCCTCAAACGCTGGAGCCTCCAGGAATACACGCATCTGAATGTGCGCAATGCGAGTCAGTTGCAGCGACTCTTTCCCCGCTTGTCTGAGGTCTACGATGCACTGCCTCGCAGCTTGGGTTTGATTGTGGAGATCAAGTGGCCGCAGCTGATGGCATCTGGTGCACTCGAGTCGACGCAGACGCACAACAAGAACATCTATGTGGATAGAATCATTGAGACAACAGCCAGATATGGCTGTGGTAGACCGCTAATCTTCGCCAGCTTCGATGCGGACATTTGCAGCATGGTGAGGTTGAAGCAAACAGCTTTTCCAGTCATGCTGCTGACCACGggcaaaacaaacatttggGATGCCTACATGGATCTGCGCACTCAGAGTTTTCTGCAGGCCATCAACTTTGCGGAGAGTGCCGAGATTCTTGGCACTGCGCCGCATGTGCAGAACTTTCAGCACAATCAGGAGTTAGTTGATCTCGGCTTGGATATGTTGCAGGTTGTCTTTCTGTGGGGCAGTGATTTGCGCAATCAAGAGTTGCTGGAGCAGTTTCGTGCCTTCGATGTAACCGGATTAATCTACGATCATATTGAGCGCGTGGGTCCAGCTGAATGGAAACGCGCTCCATTCTTCCAGGCGCCCCAGTTGCTGGAGGTTTTTGGTGGCCAATGCGTTGCCATTGGCAACTCGACAACTGTGCTGGGAGCGAAGCCCACAAAGCCAACAATATGGCCCAAAATGAGATAA
- the LOC133842121 gene encoding uncharacterized protein LOC133842121 — MASLQFLLCCATTLLIANALELTPQLLNAAVNDQAASNKANMLYTAFPPVDGDEVDAVEVPLEVEQVDNIVQLPQPSYSHHSPPDWLQFEKEPVQKPKHIKTAFLKHQHKHGAHGACHIEITSKVPGICQPMRQGSACMSGQLMDFYSAPDCSSAQG; from the coding sequence ATGGCCTCATTGCAGTTCCTGCTCTGCTGTGCTACAACGCTACTGATTGCCAACGCCCTGGAGCTGACACCGCAGCTGCTCAACGCCGCCGTCAATGATCAGGCAGCTAGCAACAAGGCCAATATGCTCTACACTGCCTTTCCGCCCGTCGATGGTGATGAAGTCGATGCCGTTGAGGTGCCGCTAGAAGTGGAACAGGTTGATAACATTGTCCAGCTGCCGCAGCCATCGTATTCGCATCATTCGCCCCCCGACTGGCTGCAGTTCGAGAAGGAGCCCGTTCAGAAGCCGAAGCACATTAAGACAGCCTTTCTAAAGCATCAGCATAAGCATGGTGCCCATGGGGCATGCCACATCGAGATCACCAGCAAAGTGCCGGGCATTTGTCAGCCCATGAGACAGGGCAGCGCTTGTATGTCGGGTCAACTGATGGATTTCTATTCGGCACCTGATTGCTCAAGTGCTCAAGGCTAA
- the LOC133840610 gene encoding uncharacterized protein LOC133840610, whose protein sequence is MVNYGMMPIDGDGDGNVDGMRSSHLHEDEHNIDSLSMSRVEIGSIFGGLLCCVCLLCDFDAVIGWKCLFKEFPVDAQRIRGTWWIYGTNPEPTDRCYFEDLDLYWTRITQTDYDNYAVELHCSLPWFRHQMAIYTRAAQPSDEVINQVEKYLLSVRLSLKHFHLVDKLTCSNQSKAPIQRWHLSRYMHLDYNPNYVKPLVVDENI, encoded by the exons ATGGTCAATTATGGAATGATGCCgatcgatggcgatggcgatggcaatgtGGATGGCATGCGATCGTCTCATTTGCATGAAGATGAACACAATATTGACAGCCTATCGATGTCTCGAGTCGAAATTGGATCTATTTTTGGTggtttgctgtgctgtgtgtgtctACTTTGTGATTTCGATGCGGTCATTGGCTGGAAATGTTTGTTCAAAGAGTTTCCAGTGGACGCCCAAAGG ATAAGGGGAACCTGGTGGATCTATGGCACAAATCCCGAGCCAACCGATCGCTGCTACTTTGAAGATC TGGATCTCTACTGGACACGCATTACGCAAACAGACTATGATAATTATGCCGTGGAGCTGCACTGCTCGCTGCCCTGGTTTCGTCATCAAATGGCCATCTATACCAGGGCTGCACAGCCCAGCGATGAGGTAATCAATCAGGTGGAAAAATACTTGCTGAGTGTGCGATTATCTCTGAAGCATTTCCATCTGGTTGATAAGCTTACTTGTAGTAATCAATCCAAGGCGCCGATTCAGCGTTGGCATCTCTCGCGTTATATGCATCTGGACTATAATCCAAATTATGTGAAACCTTTGGTCGTGGACGAAAATATCTGA